In Streptomyces sp. NBC_00569, a single genomic region encodes these proteins:
- a CDS encoding DUF5133 domain-containing protein has product MLKPRETDVARHLASYRAWERRLLAVPADLRARERFEDAAYTLCVLMGTRCGREAADTAENYLRPRTPQPTRAAPRSAGTRARPAHHTT; this is encoded by the coding sequence ATGTTGAAGCCGAGAGAAACTGACGTGGCACGCCACCTGGCCTCGTACCGGGCGTGGGAGCGTCGGTTGCTCGCGGTGCCTGCGGATCTGCGGGCTCGGGAACGGTTCGAGGACGCCGCCTACACACTGTGCGTCCTGATGGGCACGCGCTGTGGCCGCGAGGCCGCTGACACGGCGGAGAATTATCTGCGCCCACGAACTCCGCAGCCTACGCGCGCCGCCCCGCGTTCAGCAGGCACGCGAGCACGTCCCGCGCACCACACGACCTGA
- a CDS encoding MerR family transcriptional regulator yields the protein MTADDSFDRLEDEDYPAYTMGRAAEMLGTTQGFLRAIGEARLITPLRSEGGHRRYSRYQLRIAARARELVDQGTPIEAACRIIVLEDQLEEAQRINAEYRRAAESGSPPAG from the coding sequence ATGACAGCAGACGACTCGTTCGACCGTCTCGAGGACGAGGACTACCCCGCCTACACGATGGGCAGGGCCGCCGAGATGCTCGGCACCACCCAGGGCTTCCTCCGCGCCATCGGCGAAGCCCGCCTCATCACCCCGCTGCGCTCCGAGGGCGGCCACCGCCGCTACTCCCGCTACCAGCTGCGCATCGCCGCCCGCGCTCGGGAACTCGTCGACCAGGGCACTCCCATCGAGGCGGCCTGCCGCATCATCGTCCTCGAGGACCAGCTCGAAGAGGCCCAGCGCATCAACGCCGAATACCGTCGCGCCGCCGAGTCGGGTTCACCGCCCGCGGGCTGA
- a CDS encoding cold-shock protein produces the protein MATGTVKWFNADKGFGFIAQDAGGPDVFAHYSAINSTGFRELQEGQSVTFDVTQGQKGPQAENINLA, from the coding sequence ATGGCTACGGGAACTGTGAAGTGGTTCAACGCGGACAAGGGCTTCGGTTTCATCGCCCAGGACGCCGGCGGCCCCGACGTCTTCGCCCACTACTCGGCGATCAACTCCACGGGCTTCCGTGAGCTCCAGGAGGGTCAGAGCGTGACATTCGACGTCACCCAGGGCCAGAAGGGCCCCCAGGCGGAGAACATCAACCTGGCCTGA
- a CDS encoding Hsp20/alpha crystallin family protein, whose protein sequence is MLMRTDPFRELDRLAQQLTGVSGTWSRPSAMPMDAYREGEDYVIALDLPGVAKDAIDIDVERNMLTVRAERRPAAKADDVQMELSERPLGVFSRQLVLADTLDTERITADYEAGVLTLRIPIAERAKPRKIAIGGESEHKQISG, encoded by the coding sequence ATGTTGATGCGCACTGACCCGTTCCGTGAACTCGACCGGCTCGCCCAGCAGCTGACGGGGGTGTCCGGTACCTGGTCCAGGCCCTCGGCGATGCCGATGGACGCCTACCGCGAGGGCGAGGACTACGTGATCGCCCTCGACCTGCCCGGTGTCGCGAAGGACGCGATCGACATTGATGTCGAGCGGAACATGCTCACCGTCAGGGCCGAGCGCCGCCCGGCCGCGAAGGCGGACGACGTGCAGATGGAGCTCTCTGAGCGGCCCCTGGGGGTCTTCTCCCGCCAGCTGGTGCTGGCCGACACCCTGGACACCGAGCGCATCACGGCCGACTACGAAGCAGGGGTGCTGACCCTGCGCATCCCGATCGCCGAGCGTGCCAAGCCCCGCAAGATCGCGATCGGCGGAGAGTCCGAGCACAAGCAGATCAGCGGCTGA
- a CDS encoding DUF2267 domain-containing protein, with translation MLPLREPAPAAARPGVTFHQMLERIRYDGAYPTRERAEEVTRDVLAALGRQLTGDERVDLAACLPTEAARIFAGQIPDRRPLTGWGFVKDLATRTEATPATARWDTGTVLTTIGDLAGRSLLDRILTQLPPGYALLFGRAELTQQSASTSIRTPVSASVGLVT, from the coding sequence ATGCTCCCGCTGCGTGAACCGGCGCCGGCCGCTGCCCGGCCCGGCGTGACGTTTCACCAGATGCTGGAAAGAATCCGCTACGACGGCGCCTATCCCACCCGGGAGCGGGCCGAGGAGGTCACACGTGACGTCCTGGCGGCGCTGGGCCGTCAGCTCACCGGCGACGAGCGCGTCGATCTCGCCGCCTGCCTCCCCACGGAGGCCGCACGGATCTTCGCCGGCCAGATCCCCGACCGCCGGCCACTCACCGGCTGGGGCTTCGTCAAGGACCTGGCCACCCGCACAGAGGCGACTCCCGCGACCGCCCGTTGGGACACCGGAACCGTCCTCACCACTATCGGCGACCTCGCCGGTCGCAGCCTCCTGGACCGCATCCTCACCCAGCTCCCGCCCGGATACGCACTCCTTTTCGGCCGCGCCGAACTCACCCAGCAGTCGGCCAGTACGTCGATCCGCACACCGGTCTCGGCGTCGGTCGGGTTGGTGACATAG
- a CDS encoding IS110 family transposase, protein MHVITIGIDPHKSSHTAVAVDAAGHQLAQQRFVVNAGTVRQLMRWCEQWPERRFAVEGAKGLGRSLAQQLAPADEHVVDVPDTLSARARLLATGGDRKTDEADALHVAQVALFRHGLRRVETEDQSTILRLLTERHDDLVNERTRIINRLLAVLRDLLPGGAPTRLSAEKAAVLMKGIRFATATDCCRRDLSRDLLADFETFSPTCDASTGKSATTKPRCATRWQPPALR, encoded by the coding sequence GTGCACGTGATCACTATCGGCATCGATCCCCACAAGTCCTCCCACACTGCCGTCGCCGTGGACGCGGCCGGCCACCAGCTTGCCCAGCAACGCTTCGTCGTGAACGCAGGGACCGTCCGGCAGCTGATGCGCTGGTGTGAGCAGTGGCCCGAGCGCCGTTTCGCCGTTGAAGGGGCCAAAGGTCTCGGCCGCAGCCTCGCCCAGCAGCTGGCCCCCGCCGACGAACACGTCGTGGACGTGCCCGACACTCTCTCCGCCCGAGCCCGACTCCTGGCCACCGGCGGGGACCGCAAGACCGACGAAGCCGACGCCCTCCACGTCGCCCAGGTCGCCCTCTTCCGGCACGGCCTGCGCAGGGTGGAGACGGAAGACCAGTCCACGATCCTGCGACTGCTGACCGAACGGCACGATGACCTGGTCAACGAACGCACCCGCATCATCAACCGACTCCTTGCCGTGCTCCGGGACCTGCTGCCGGGCGGCGCCCCTACCCGCTTGTCCGCGGAAAAGGCCGCAGTCCTGATGAAGGGCATCCGCTTTGCAACGGCCACCGACTGCTGCCGCCGTGATCTCTCTCGAGACCTTCTCGCCGACTTCGAGACCTTCTCGCCGACCTGCGACGCGTCGACCGGCAAGTCCGCGACAACGAAGCCCAGATGCGCGACGCGCTGGCAGCCGCCCGCACTGCGCTGA
- a CDS encoding LysR family transcriptional regulator, with the protein MIDVQRLRVLRAVAEHGSFNQAATALRLTPSAVSQQVAALERSLGAEVVARSTRGVTLTQAGQIMVGAAESVAAELEHAQQQVAQLSTGRTQLTVATFTSGGRLLMPAALTRLMAAHPRTVLHIREGEPEDTLPLVRQGAVDLALAYHFDGPLPVGPGPSSSVEWTPLLEDPLHVVLPQGHRLANRHALDLAELAAEPWVLGCLKTEAYLRRYAERAGFDPDVRGTTTDYFFARSLVAAGVGISLIPSIALTPEVPGQCTVPIKSPGPIRYIGVAAINRSDRPHVTTLIHALREQAMQQHKGR; encoded by the coding sequence TTGATCGATGTGCAGCGGCTCCGCGTCCTGCGGGCAGTGGCGGAGCACGGCAGCTTCAACCAGGCGGCCACGGCTCTCCGCCTCACCCCCTCGGCTGTCTCCCAGCAGGTGGCCGCCCTGGAGCGCAGCCTCGGAGCTGAGGTCGTCGCCCGCAGCACCCGCGGCGTCACCCTCACCCAGGCCGGACAGATCATGGTCGGCGCCGCCGAATCCGTCGCCGCGGAGCTCGAACACGCACAACAGCAGGTCGCCCAGCTCAGCACCGGCCGTACGCAACTCACCGTCGCCACCTTCACCAGCGGCGGCAGGCTCCTGATGCCCGCTGCTCTCACCCGGCTCATGGCAGCCCATCCCCGCACCGTGCTCCACATCAGGGAGGGCGAACCCGAGGACACCCTGCCGCTCGTCCGCCAGGGCGCCGTGGACCTCGCTCTCGCCTACCACTTCGACGGCCCGCTCCCCGTCGGGCCGGGCCCCAGCTCCAGCGTGGAGTGGACGCCGCTCCTGGAAGACCCCCTGCACGTCGTCCTGCCGCAAGGGCACCGACTCGCCAACCGCCATGCGCTCGACCTCGCCGAGCTGGCAGCCGAACCCTGGGTGCTCGGCTGCCTGAAGACCGAGGCATACCTGCGCCGCTACGCCGAGCGCGCCGGCTTCGATCCGGACGTGCGCGGGACCACCACCGACTACTTCTTCGCCCGCTCGCTCGTCGCCGCCGGCGTGGGAATCTCCCTGATCCCCTCCATCGCGCTCACCCCGGAGGTCCCTGGCCAGTGCACCGTCCCGATCAAGTCGCCGGGGCCGATCCGGTACATCGGCGTCGCCGCAATCAACCGTAGCGACCGGCCCCACGTCACGACGCTCATCCACGCCCTCCGCGAGCAGGCGATGCAGCAGCACAAGGGGCGTTGA
- a CDS encoding IS110 family transposase codes for MRDALAAARTALTELPGLGTVLAAKLLGHVGDVARFPTEHHFASYTGTAPLDASSGKNTRHRLNTGGNRALNSVLHIIAVCQIRDGGRGQDYYLRKITEGKTPSEARRALKRRLSNVVYRTLKRDRHTPLAAVT; via the coding sequence ATGCGCGACGCGCTGGCAGCCGCCCGCACTGCGCTGACCGAGCTCCCCGGCCTGGGCACCGTGCTCGCTGCCAAACTCCTCGGGCACGTTGGAGACGTCGCACGCTTCCCCACTGAGCACCATTTCGCCAGCTACACCGGCACAGCGCCCCTGGACGCCTCCAGCGGCAAGAACACCCGCCACCGCCTCAACACCGGAGGCAACCGGGCGCTGAACTCCGTGCTGCACATCATCGCCGTCTGCCAAATCCGCGACGGAGGTCGCGGCCAGGACTACTACCTGCGGAAGATCACCGAAGGCAAGACCCCGTCCGAGGCCCGTCGTGCGCTGAAACGACGCCTGTCGAACGTCGTCTACCGCACCCTGAAACGCGACCGCCACACGCCGCTCGCTGCTGTCACTTGA
- a CDS encoding type III effector protein, with amino-acid sequence MNASSAPRGPTSFLAAAQALNTIDEAVRTAQTPQAENRPQDAQAGADQALAALLLLRELRDQLAGWEPGLIEAARTAGSSWADLAHPLGVASRQAAERRYLRVRPGAPGTTREQRVQATRSRRAADRTIATWARTNAAHLRQLAGQITALTDLPAQAQQPLARLTEALADNDAANLIDPLADTHSHLMASHPDLAARIDLVTRNTARLHNGSTHG; translated from the coding sequence ATGAACGCTTCCTCCGCGCCCCGTGGCCCCACGTCGTTCTTGGCCGCCGCGCAAGCGCTGAACACGATCGACGAAGCCGTCCGCACCGCCCAGACCCCGCAGGCCGAGAACCGCCCGCAGGACGCACAAGCAGGCGCGGACCAGGCTCTGGCCGCCCTCCTTCTCTTGCGCGAACTGCGCGACCAGCTCGCCGGATGGGAACCTGGGCTGATCGAGGCAGCCCGCACAGCGGGCTCCAGCTGGGCCGACCTCGCCCACCCCCTGGGCGTGGCCAGCCGCCAGGCCGCGGAGCGGCGCTACCTGCGCGTACGCCCCGGAGCCCCCGGCACCACAAGGGAACAACGCGTACAAGCCACCCGCAGCCGCCGCGCCGCCGACCGCACGATCGCCACCTGGGCCCGGACCAACGCCGCCCATCTGCGACAGCTTGCCGGGCAGATCACCGCCCTCACCGACCTCCCCGCCCAGGCCCAGCAGCCGCTGGCCCGCCTCACCGAGGCCCTCGCCGACAACGACGCCGCCAATCTCATCGACCCGCTCGCCGACACCCACAGCCATCTCATGGCCAGCCACCCCGACCTCGCAGCGCGCATCGACCTCGTCACCCGTAACACCGCCCGCCTGCACAACGGCAGCACCCACGGCTGA
- a CDS encoding SigB/SigF/SigG family RNA polymerase sigma factor, with protein MLCDCERTAADDSPDTSAVFARLAGLGEGPERDLLCEEAVKAWLPMAHRIAGRFRDKGESLEDLKQIAAMGLVKAVNNYDPQRGPFEPYAVPTIRGELRRHFRDHTWDVHVPRRVQDLRNRVRRARRDLSQQPGAGPEPSIGGIAERAGLTEDEVRDGLQAIDGYNALSLDAGLLPCEDAFLIDGLGATEGAYDVVTDREAAKAGLGHLSDRERAILYMRFFEDMTQSRIAEKFGISQVHVSRIIRESCRRVRDATCDWGRFEKTRAA; from the coding sequence ATGCTCTGCGACTGTGAGCGTACGGCCGCTGACGACAGTCCCGACACGTCGGCCGTCTTCGCCCGCCTCGCCGGCCTGGGGGAAGGACCCGAGCGGGACCTTCTTTGTGAGGAGGCCGTGAAGGCGTGGCTGCCGATGGCGCATCGGATCGCCGGACGCTTCCGCGACAAGGGCGAAAGCCTTGAAGACCTCAAGCAGATTGCGGCCATGGGGCTCGTCAAGGCCGTCAACAACTACGATCCGCAGCGCGGGCCGTTCGAGCCCTACGCCGTCCCCACCATCAGGGGCGAACTGCGCCGGCACTTCCGCGACCACACCTGGGACGTACACGTCCCGCGACGGGTCCAGGACCTGCGCAACAGGGTGCGACGCGCCCGCCGCGACCTTAGCCAGCAGCCCGGGGCCGGGCCCGAACCCAGCATCGGTGGCATCGCGGAGCGCGCCGGTCTGACCGAGGACGAGGTCCGGGACGGCCTGCAGGCCATCGACGGCTACAACGCGCTCTCCCTCGACGCAGGGCTGCTGCCCTGCGAGGACGCCTTCCTCATCGACGGGCTCGGCGCAACCGAGGGCGCCTACGACGTCGTCACCGACCGCGAAGCAGCCAAGGCCGGCCTTGGGCATCTCTCGGATCGCGAGCGCGCCATCCTCTACATGCGGTTCTTCGAAGACATGACGCAGAGCCGGATTGCGGAGAAATTCGGCATCTCCCAGGTGCATGTCTCGCGCATCATCCGCGAGAGCTGCAGGCGCGTACGCGACGCCACCTGCGACTGGGGGCGGTTCGAGAAGACGCGCGCAGCCTAG
- a CDS encoding DUF2267 domain-containing protein, translating to MRWEAFLDNVQERGEYGTPQEAERAARTVLALLGAHLVGEVRAELAARLPETFAVILLNPLQATEPLSPERFLRATAAWIEGATERTAAWDVSAVLSVAADAAGEELTRRILLQLPPGYDLLFGRPEHT from the coding sequence ATGCGTTGGGAAGCATTCCTCGACAACGTGCAGGAACGCGGCGAGTACGGCACACCCCAGGAAGCCGAGCGGGCCGCGCGTACCGTCTTGGCCCTGCTGGGCGCGCATCTGGTGGGTGAGGTCCGGGCCGAGCTGGCCGCCCGGCTTCCGGAGACCTTCGCGGTGATTTTGCTCAACCCGTTGCAGGCCACCGAGCCCCTCTCGCCGGAGCGGTTCCTGCGGGCGACCGCGGCGTGGATCGAGGGAGCCACCGAACGGACCGCGGCCTGGGACGTCAGCGCCGTGCTGAGCGTGGCCGCCGATGCGGCGGGCGAAGAACTCACCCGGCGCATCCTGCTCCAACTGCCCCCGGGCTACGACCTCCTCTTCGGCCGTCCCGAGCACACCTGA
- a CDS encoding SLC13 family permease, translating to MSPELISVGALLVMFVVGTVLPINIGILAFVACFAVGTTALNMTEDQIFEGFPVELFLTIVGVTYLFAVARRNGTVDLLVAAGVRLVRGRTALIPWVLFLLAGVLTSLGTFTPAAVAILVPIGMNFAFRHNINPLMTGMMVISGAHAGAFSPVAVSGALVLGMVDDTDLSVAPATLFFASFAVNLLLSLLTFAALRRRTMAADSSAQPEQEATDGETGTERATWHQWATLAALAALVVCALGFQMQIGVLALAAGALLALLDMKRQEKAVDGISWHTLLLVGGMMTYIAMLEHAGIIEKISEHAAGFGTPLVVALLLCFTVAVTSAFASSTAILTAIIPIAVPLLLSSHLSSTGLIAALAVSTTIVDVSPFSTNGALVLSNARGVERRGFYRQVLGYTCGIVAAGPVVAWGALVLPWS from the coding sequence ATGTCTCCTGAGCTGATCTCCGTCGGCGCGCTGCTCGTCATGTTCGTCGTCGGCACCGTCCTGCCGATCAACATCGGCATCCTGGCCTTCGTTGCGTGCTTCGCGGTCGGTACGACCGCGCTGAACATGACCGAGGACCAGATATTCGAGGGCTTCCCCGTGGAGCTCTTCCTCACCATCGTCGGCGTCACCTATCTGTTCGCCGTGGCCCGCCGCAACGGTACGGTCGATCTGCTGGTCGCCGCCGGAGTCCGCCTGGTGAGGGGGCGGACCGCCCTGATCCCCTGGGTGCTCTTCCTCCTGGCCGGGGTGCTGACCTCGCTGGGCACCTTCACCCCCGCTGCCGTGGCGATCCTGGTGCCCATCGGGATGAACTTCGCCTTCCGCCACAACATCAACCCGCTCATGACCGGGATGATGGTGATCAGCGGCGCCCATGCCGGGGCGTTCTCTCCCGTGGCCGTCTCGGGCGCGCTGGTGCTCGGCATGGTCGACGACACCGATCTGTCCGTCGCGCCGGCGACACTCTTCTTCGCCAGCTTCGCCGTCAATCTCCTGCTGTCCCTGCTCACCTTCGCCGCCCTGCGACGCCGCACGATGGCGGCGGACTCCTCCGCGCAGCCCGAGCAGGAGGCAACGGACGGCGAGACGGGCACGGAGCGAGCCACCTGGCACCAGTGGGCCACGCTGGCCGCCCTCGCCGCACTGGTGGTGTGTGCCCTCGGATTCCAGATGCAGATCGGCGTTCTCGCCCTGGCCGCCGGTGCGCTGCTGGCCCTCCTGGACATGAAGCGCCAGGAGAAGGCGGTGGACGGCATCAGCTGGCACACCCTTCTGCTGGTCGGCGGCATGATGACCTACATCGCGATGCTGGAGCACGCCGGGATCATCGAGAAGATCTCCGAGCACGCGGCCGGTTTCGGCACCCCACTCGTTGTGGCTCTCCTCCTGTGTTTCACGGTCGCCGTCACCTCCGCTTTCGCCTCCTCGACCGCGATCCTCACTGCGATCATCCCGATCGCCGTTCCGCTGCTGCTGTCCAGCCACCTCAGCTCGACCGGCCTGATAGCCGCTCTCGCCGTCTCCACCACGATCGTCGACGTCTCACCGTTCTCCACCAACGGGGCGCTGGTCCTGAGCAACGCGCGGGGCGTGGAGCGCCGCGGCTTCTACCGCCAGGTCCTCGGCTACACCTGCGGCATCGTCGCCGCGGGCCCCGTGGTGGCCTGGGGCGCTCTCGTCCTGCCCTGGTCCTGA
- a CDS encoding PrpF domain-containing protein — protein MHVPATLVRGGTSKCWLFPQVHMPTDRDRIERILVDAYGAADPVQLDGVGGATPTTSKAAVVGASAREGVDIDYLFAQVGIGTGTVEWGSNCGNCATAIALYAVAEGLVPLKGDRTPVVMRNINTGAVLEAEVDTPGGRVQEFGDRTVPGTLAGGVPVGLAFRDPAGATTGHLLPTGLPAQELPVGELAGGVRIPNSGAPLIVSMVDAGAPVVLVDAVRAGRTGAETLDQMRAEASWLRATRHATAVHMGLVQPRAEPGDAVPKTGLIGPPVAYTTTLGEHVAAHEYDVSARMLSMNSPHPAIGLTSAVAVAAANLVEGTVVANASTAPGGRVLRIGTPAGVLAVESSGAGPERVTVARAARILCQARILVRDLALPAAA, from the coding sequence ATGCACGTTCCCGCAACACTGGTACGAGGTGGGACCAGCAAGTGCTGGCTCTTCCCCCAGGTGCACATGCCTACCGACCGCGACCGGATCGAGCGCATTCTGGTCGACGCGTACGGCGCGGCAGACCCCGTTCAGCTCGACGGAGTCGGCGGCGCCACCCCCACCACGTCCAAGGCGGCCGTGGTGGGGGCCAGTGCCCGCGAGGGCGTCGACATCGACTACCTCTTCGCCCAGGTCGGCATCGGCACCGGCACGGTCGAGTGGGGCAGCAACTGCGGCAACTGCGCGACGGCCATCGCCCTTTACGCCGTGGCCGAGGGCTTGGTGCCGCTCAAGGGCGACCGCACTCCGGTGGTCATGCGCAACATCAACACGGGCGCTGTGCTGGAGGCCGAGGTGGACACGCCGGGCGGCCGGGTCCAGGAGTTCGGTGACCGTACGGTCCCGGGCACGCTGGCCGGCGGCGTACCGGTGGGACTCGCATTCCGCGACCCGGCGGGGGCGACGACGGGCCACTTGCTGCCCACTGGCCTGCCTGCCCAGGAACTACCGGTCGGTGAACTTGCGGGCGGTGTCAGGATCCCGAACTCCGGGGCACCGCTCATCGTGAGCATGGTGGACGCCGGTGCGCCGGTCGTCCTGGTGGACGCTGTGCGAGCCGGCCGGACCGGGGCCGAGACGCTGGACCAGATGCGTGCCGAGGCGTCCTGGCTGCGCGCGACGCGCCATGCCACCGCCGTCCACATGGGGTTGGTACAGCCCCGAGCCGAGCCGGGCGACGCCGTTCCCAAGACGGGCCTCATCGGCCCTCCCGTCGCCTACACGACGACCTTGGGCGAGCATGTGGCCGCGCACGAGTACGACGTGTCGGCACGAATGCTGTCCATGAACTCCCCCCACCCAGCCATCGGCCTCACCTCCGCGGTCGCCGTGGCCGCGGCCAACCTTGTCGAGGGCACCGTGGTGGCCAACGCCTCCACCGCACCCGGCGGCCGCGTCCTGCGCATTGGCACCCCGGCGGGTGTCCTGGCCGTCGAGTCCTCGGGAGCCGGGCCCGAGCGGGTCACCGTCGCCCGGGCCGCACGCATCCTGTGCCAGGCCCGCATCCTCGTACGTGACCTGGCCCTCCCGGCAGCCGCCTGA
- a CDS encoding GNAT family N-acetyltransferase, with product MSTAGTATIEIVRAGEAHLQSIVELAADRRLDVTDPQRAGREGFLVSNYTLADYRARLTTAEHFWVAVKGTEVLGYLMAYSDGQIEPDEWLNHRIKSTLGAFLVIKQICVSRRAARSGVASRLYHHVLEQWSTSPVIAAVVSEPYNEASTLFHRKLGFEELTRLTPPDGKQRMVWVWRKPREAMLQAQYAVAIDLYKHEDTTNWHKLNNFFYITAGLAAALGFTLGKEGEPTRSMEEISQSLAMVICVIGLGSALAFSQMLRYGRRYLGARKRAAMELEEYMAWHGGQRIVGRETQADGNAWLKQSPTGLIMMLLPVLVALCWAAMIGILIVN from the coding sequence ATGTCCACGGCGGGAACCGCCACCATCGAGATCGTCCGGGCCGGCGAGGCCCACCTCCAGAGCATCGTCGAACTCGCCGCGGACCGGCGGCTCGACGTCACCGATCCGCAGCGGGCCGGACGCGAAGGATTCCTGGTGTCGAACTACACCCTGGCCGACTACCGGGCGCGGCTCACCACGGCCGAGCACTTCTGGGTGGCCGTCAAGGGCACCGAGGTGCTCGGCTATCTGATGGCGTACAGCGACGGGCAGATCGAGCCCGACGAATGGCTGAACCACCGGATCAAGTCGACGCTCGGCGCGTTCCTCGTCATCAAGCAGATCTGCGTCTCGCGCCGGGCCGCCCGCAGCGGGGTGGCGTCCCGGCTGTACCACCACGTGCTGGAGCAATGGTCGACCAGTCCGGTGATCGCGGCCGTCGTCAGCGAGCCGTACAACGAGGCGTCCACCCTCTTCCACCGCAAGCTCGGCTTCGAGGAGCTGACCCGGCTCACGCCGCCCGACGGCAAGCAGCGGATGGTCTGGGTGTGGCGCAAGCCGCGCGAGGCGATGCTGCAGGCCCAGTACGCAGTGGCCATCGACCTCTACAAGCACGAGGACACCACCAACTGGCACAAGCTGAACAACTTCTTCTACATCACCGCGGGCCTGGCGGCGGCGCTCGGCTTCACTCTCGGCAAGGAGGGCGAGCCGACCCGGTCCATGGAGGAGATCTCGCAGAGCCTCGCGATGGTCATCTGCGTCATCGGGCTCGGCTCCGCGCTCGCCTTCTCGCAGATGCTGCGTTACGGCCGCCGCTACCTCGGTGCCCGTAAGCGCGCCGCGATGGAGCTGGAGGAGTACATGGCCTGGCACGGCGGGCAGCGGATAGTGGGCCGCGAGACCCAGGCCGACGGCAATGCCTGGCTGAAACAGTCGCCGACCGGACTCATCATGATGCTGCTTCCGGTCCTTGTCGCCCTGTGCTGGGCGGCGATGATCGGCATACTGATCGTGAACTGA